A portion of the Ptiloglossa arizonensis isolate GNS036 chromosome 11, iyPtiAriz1_principal, whole genome shotgun sequence genome contains these proteins:
- the LOC143152912 gene encoding sodium- and chloride-dependent glycine transporter 1 isoform X1, whose amino-acid sequence MEFKGKQTDLDARQTEKEIRGNIIEQNEDKYSVANSQAPLQAGEDEHPERGTWTGKFDFLLSLLGYSVGLGNVWRFPYLCYSNGGGAFLIPFTVMLIIAGLPLMFMELSLGQYASLGPVAAYKRFCPLLRGLGYGMVLISSVVMLYYNLIIAWTLYYIVGSVTGLGKLPWSRCEPQWSTDDCFMPEAAEACVSQNMTYFKRRCLNSSQIASMGLTIENITSAIRKPPAEEYFNNHVLGMSSGIEETGTIRPLMAVNLLLAWIIVFLCLSKGVQSSGKVVYFTALFPYVVLIALFIRGILLPGASEGIIFYVTPDWKSLMSAKVWSDAAVQIFFALSPAWGGLITLSSYNKFTNDCYKDSMIVAISNIGTSFFAGFVIFSVIGFLAHELDVPVASVVDQGVGLAFIVYPDVVARLSVAPVWSLLFFVMLFTLGLDSQFALMETVTTAILDAFPALRNYKMWVVLAAAVFGYAGGIVFTTNAGVYWLQLMDKYAANWSVLLIAISECILVGWIYGADRFLDDVQLMIGPKSRLWRFFWTWMWRIVTPATLFFILFFNWIEYQPLTYGSYVYPKWANSVGWAIGLLPVLVIVGMTVNQLKDPRRRSAYDDDDDDDDLDNRPSYQRHVNGKTKRSKGKNVWCRAKMLLQPTIDWGPAARNPSTPSRTLTHTPSPGPPGGYDSVRDTIVMVNGQPMMVQPSTSSGTSQRLPGPSILKNSSKTDLITSQQV is encoded by the exons ATGGAATTTAAAGGCAAG CAAACGGATCTCGATgctcgacaaacggagaaagagatacGCGGTAATATTATCGAG CAGAACGAAGACAAGTACTCGGTGGCGAACAGCCAAGCGCCGTTGCAGGCCGGCGAGGACGAACACCCGGAACGAGGCACATGGACGGGGAAATTCGACTTCCTGCTGTCCCTTCTGGGGTACAGCGTCGGGCTTGGCAACGTCTGGCGTTTCCCGTACCTCTGCTACTCGAACGGAGGTGGTGCTTTTCTAATACCGTTCACGGTGATGCTCATTATCGCCGGATTGCCTCTCATGTTCATGGAGCTTTCCTTAG GGCAGTACGCGAGCCTTGGCCCAGTGGCGGCTTACAAACGCTTCTGCCCCCTGCTACGCGGCCTGGGATACGGAATGGTCTTGATCAGTTCGGTGGTGATGCTCTATTACAACCTGATCATCGCCTGGACGCTTTACTACATCGTTGGCTCCGTAACCG GACTTGGTAAACTGCCGTGGAGCAGGTGCGAGCCACAATGGAGCACCGACGATTGTTTCATGCCAGAAGCTGCCGAAGCGTGCGTGTCTCAAAACATGACTTACTTCAAAAGGCGGTGCTTAAATTCTTCCCAAATAGCCTCGATGGGCCTGACTATCGAAAATATCACTAGTGCCATTAGAAAACCACCGGCCGAGGAATATTTCAA TAATCACGTCTTGGGGATGAGTAGCGGAATCGAGGAGACAGGCACCATTCGACCTTTGATGGCGGTAAATCTTCTCTTAGCTTGGATCATCGTCTTCCTCTGTCTGAGCAAAGGTGTTCAAAGCTCTGGGAAGGTTGTGTACTTCACTGCTCTCTTCCCTTACGTCGTTCTA ATCGCTCTTTTCATTCGGGGCATTCTGCTGCCTGGTGCCAGCGAGGGCATTATCTTTTATGTAACGCCCGATTGGAAAAGTCTAATGTCCGCGAAAGTGTGGAGCGACGCCGCGGTGCAGATCTTTTTCGCTCTGAGCCCCGCTTGGGGCGGTCTGATAACGCTCAGCTCCTATAACAAGTTCACCAACGATTGCTACAAGGACTCGATGATCGTCGCCATCAGCAATATCGGTACATCCTTTTTCGCCGGTTTCGTGATCTTTTCGGTGATCGGGTTCCTGGCACACGAGCTCGACGTCCCGGTCGCCTCTGTCGTCGATCAGGGCGTTGGATTAGCGTTCATCGTCTATCCCGAT GTAGTCGCGCGTCTATCGGTCGCACCGGTCTGGTCGTTGCTTTTCTTCGTGATGCTTTTCACCTTGGGTCTCGACTCGCAATTCGCTCTGATGGAGACAGTCACCACCGCTATACTCGACGCGTTTCCGGCATTAAGAAATTACAAAATGTGGGTCGTCCTGGCTGCGGCTGTTTTCGGATACGCCGGCGGAATTGTCTTCACCACTAAC GCTGGCGTGTATTGGTTACAACTGATGGACAAATACGCAGCCAATTGGTCGGTGTTACTAATCGCTATAAGCGAGTGTATTCTGGTTGGCTGGATCTACGGGGCGGATCGATTTCTCGACGACGTGCAACTGATGATCGGACCGAAGAGTCGCCTCTGGAGGTTTTTCTGGACCTGGATGTGGAGGATCGTCACTCCAGCGACCCTGTTCTTCATCCTCTTCTTCAACTGGATCGAATACCAGCCGCTCACGTACGGCAGTTACGTTTATCCGAAGTGGGCGAACAGTGTTGGATGGGCCATCGGGCTATTACCCGTTCTGGTCATCGTCGGCATGACTGTC AATCAACTGAAGGATCCTCGTCGACGATCCGcctacgacgacgatgacgatgacgacgacctgGACAACAGGCCGTCCTACCAGAGACACGTGAACGGGAAGACGAAGAGGAGCAAGGGGAAGAACGTGTGGTGCCGTGCCAAGATGCTGTTGCAGCCTACTATCGATTGGGGCCCGGCTGCCAGGAATCCGTCGACTCCGTCGAGAACCCTCACTCACACCCCGTCGCCAG GACCACCAGGGGGATACGATTCCGTACGAGACACCATAGTCATGGTGAACGGTCAGCCGATGATGGTGCAGCCTTCGACCTCGTCCGGCACCTCTCAGAGGCTACCTGGACCATCGATTCTCAAGAATTCTAGTAAAACCGACTTGATCACATCTCAACAAGTCTGA
- the LOC143152912 gene encoding sodium- and chloride-dependent glycine transporter 1 isoform X4, with translation MEFKGKQNEDKYSVANSQAPLQAGEDEHPERGTWTGKFDFLLSLLGYSVGLGNVWRFPYLCYSNGGGAFLIPFTVMLIIAGLPLMFMELSLGQYASLGPVAAYKRFCPLLRGLGYGMVLISSVVMLYYNLIIAWTLYYIVGSVTGLGKLPWSRCEPQWSTDDCFMPEAAEACVSQNMTYFKRRCLNSSQIASMGLTIENITSAIRKPPAEEYFNNHVLGMSSGIEETGTIRPLMAVNLLLAWIIVFLCLSKGVQSSGKVVYFTALFPYVVLIALFIRGILLPGASEGIIFYVTPDWKSLMSAKVWSDAAVQIFFALSPAWGGLITLSSYNKFTNDCYKDSMIVAISNIGTSFFAGFVIFSVIGFLAHELDVPVASVVDQGVGLAFIVYPDVVARLSVAPVWSLLFFVMLFTLGLDSQFALMETVTTAILDAFPALRNYKMWVVLAAAVFGYAGGIVFTTNAGVYWLQLMDKYAANWSVLLIAISECILVGWIYGADRFLDDVQLMIGPKSRLWRFFWTWMWRIVTPATLFFILFFNWIEYQPLTYGSYVYPKWANSVGWAIGLLPVLVIVGMTVNQLKDPRRRSAYDDDDDDDDLDNRPSYQRHVNGKTKRSKGKNVWCRAKMLLQPTIDWGPAARNPSTPSRTLTHTPSPGPPGGYDSVRDTIVMVNGQPMMVQPSTSSGTSQRLPGPSILKNSSKTDLITSQQV, from the exons ATGGAATTTAAAGGCAAG CAGAACGAAGACAAGTACTCGGTGGCGAACAGCCAAGCGCCGTTGCAGGCCGGCGAGGACGAACACCCGGAACGAGGCACATGGACGGGGAAATTCGACTTCCTGCTGTCCCTTCTGGGGTACAGCGTCGGGCTTGGCAACGTCTGGCGTTTCCCGTACCTCTGCTACTCGAACGGAGGTGGTGCTTTTCTAATACCGTTCACGGTGATGCTCATTATCGCCGGATTGCCTCTCATGTTCATGGAGCTTTCCTTAG GGCAGTACGCGAGCCTTGGCCCAGTGGCGGCTTACAAACGCTTCTGCCCCCTGCTACGCGGCCTGGGATACGGAATGGTCTTGATCAGTTCGGTGGTGATGCTCTATTACAACCTGATCATCGCCTGGACGCTTTACTACATCGTTGGCTCCGTAACCG GACTTGGTAAACTGCCGTGGAGCAGGTGCGAGCCACAATGGAGCACCGACGATTGTTTCATGCCAGAAGCTGCCGAAGCGTGCGTGTCTCAAAACATGACTTACTTCAAAAGGCGGTGCTTAAATTCTTCCCAAATAGCCTCGATGGGCCTGACTATCGAAAATATCACTAGTGCCATTAGAAAACCACCGGCCGAGGAATATTTCAA TAATCACGTCTTGGGGATGAGTAGCGGAATCGAGGAGACAGGCACCATTCGACCTTTGATGGCGGTAAATCTTCTCTTAGCTTGGATCATCGTCTTCCTCTGTCTGAGCAAAGGTGTTCAAAGCTCTGGGAAGGTTGTGTACTTCACTGCTCTCTTCCCTTACGTCGTTCTA ATCGCTCTTTTCATTCGGGGCATTCTGCTGCCTGGTGCCAGCGAGGGCATTATCTTTTATGTAACGCCCGATTGGAAAAGTCTAATGTCCGCGAAAGTGTGGAGCGACGCCGCGGTGCAGATCTTTTTCGCTCTGAGCCCCGCTTGGGGCGGTCTGATAACGCTCAGCTCCTATAACAAGTTCACCAACGATTGCTACAAGGACTCGATGATCGTCGCCATCAGCAATATCGGTACATCCTTTTTCGCCGGTTTCGTGATCTTTTCGGTGATCGGGTTCCTGGCACACGAGCTCGACGTCCCGGTCGCCTCTGTCGTCGATCAGGGCGTTGGATTAGCGTTCATCGTCTATCCCGAT GTAGTCGCGCGTCTATCGGTCGCACCGGTCTGGTCGTTGCTTTTCTTCGTGATGCTTTTCACCTTGGGTCTCGACTCGCAATTCGCTCTGATGGAGACAGTCACCACCGCTATACTCGACGCGTTTCCGGCATTAAGAAATTACAAAATGTGGGTCGTCCTGGCTGCGGCTGTTTTCGGATACGCCGGCGGAATTGTCTTCACCACTAAC GCTGGCGTGTATTGGTTACAACTGATGGACAAATACGCAGCCAATTGGTCGGTGTTACTAATCGCTATAAGCGAGTGTATTCTGGTTGGCTGGATCTACGGGGCGGATCGATTTCTCGACGACGTGCAACTGATGATCGGACCGAAGAGTCGCCTCTGGAGGTTTTTCTGGACCTGGATGTGGAGGATCGTCACTCCAGCGACCCTGTTCTTCATCCTCTTCTTCAACTGGATCGAATACCAGCCGCTCACGTACGGCAGTTACGTTTATCCGAAGTGGGCGAACAGTGTTGGATGGGCCATCGGGCTATTACCCGTTCTGGTCATCGTCGGCATGACTGTC AATCAACTGAAGGATCCTCGTCGACGATCCGcctacgacgacgatgacgatgacgacgacctgGACAACAGGCCGTCCTACCAGAGACACGTGAACGGGAAGACGAAGAGGAGCAAGGGGAAGAACGTGTGGTGCCGTGCCAAGATGCTGTTGCAGCCTACTATCGATTGGGGCCCGGCTGCCAGGAATCCGTCGACTCCGTCGAGAACCCTCACTCACACCCCGTCGCCAG GACCACCAGGGGGATACGATTCCGTACGAGACACCATAGTCATGGTGAACGGTCAGCCGATGATGGTGCAGCCTTCGACCTCGTCCGGCACCTCTCAGAGGCTACCTGGACCATCGATTCTCAAGAATTCTAGTAAAACCGACTTGATCACATCTCAACAAGTCTGA
- the LOC143152912 gene encoding sodium- and chloride-dependent glycine transporter 1 isoform X2, whose protein sequence is MEESSPRTRPYLDCWDQNEDKYSVANSQAPLQAGEDEHPERGTWTGKFDFLLSLLGYSVGLGNVWRFPYLCYSNGGGAFLIPFTVMLIIAGLPLMFMELSLGQYASLGPVAAYKRFCPLLRGLGYGMVLISSVVMLYYNLIIAWTLYYIVGSVTGLGKLPWSRCEPQWSTDDCFMPEAAEACVSQNMTYFKRRCLNSSQIASMGLTIENITSAIRKPPAEEYFNNHVLGMSSGIEETGTIRPLMAVNLLLAWIIVFLCLSKGVQSSGKVVYFTALFPYVVLIALFIRGILLPGASEGIIFYVTPDWKSLMSAKVWSDAAVQIFFALSPAWGGLITLSSYNKFTNDCYKDSMIVAISNIGTSFFAGFVIFSVIGFLAHELDVPVASVVDQGVGLAFIVYPDVVARLSVAPVWSLLFFVMLFTLGLDSQFALMETVTTAILDAFPALRNYKMWVVLAAAVFGYAGGIVFTTNAGVYWLQLMDKYAANWSVLLIAISECILVGWIYGADRFLDDVQLMIGPKSRLWRFFWTWMWRIVTPATLFFILFFNWIEYQPLTYGSYVYPKWANSVGWAIGLLPVLVIVGMTVNQLKDPRRRSAYDDDDDDDDLDNRPSYQRHVNGKTKRSKGKNVWCRAKMLLQPTIDWGPAARNPSTPSRTLTHTPSPGPPGGYDSVRDTIVMVNGQPMMVQPSTSSGTSQRLPGPSILKNSSKTDLITSQQV, encoded by the exons ATGGAGGAGTCCTCACCAAGGACTCGTCCCTATCTGGATTGCTGGGAC CAGAACGAAGACAAGTACTCGGTGGCGAACAGCCAAGCGCCGTTGCAGGCCGGCGAGGACGAACACCCGGAACGAGGCACATGGACGGGGAAATTCGACTTCCTGCTGTCCCTTCTGGGGTACAGCGTCGGGCTTGGCAACGTCTGGCGTTTCCCGTACCTCTGCTACTCGAACGGAGGTGGTGCTTTTCTAATACCGTTCACGGTGATGCTCATTATCGCCGGATTGCCTCTCATGTTCATGGAGCTTTCCTTAG GGCAGTACGCGAGCCTTGGCCCAGTGGCGGCTTACAAACGCTTCTGCCCCCTGCTACGCGGCCTGGGATACGGAATGGTCTTGATCAGTTCGGTGGTGATGCTCTATTACAACCTGATCATCGCCTGGACGCTTTACTACATCGTTGGCTCCGTAACCG GACTTGGTAAACTGCCGTGGAGCAGGTGCGAGCCACAATGGAGCACCGACGATTGTTTCATGCCAGAAGCTGCCGAAGCGTGCGTGTCTCAAAACATGACTTACTTCAAAAGGCGGTGCTTAAATTCTTCCCAAATAGCCTCGATGGGCCTGACTATCGAAAATATCACTAGTGCCATTAGAAAACCACCGGCCGAGGAATATTTCAA TAATCACGTCTTGGGGATGAGTAGCGGAATCGAGGAGACAGGCACCATTCGACCTTTGATGGCGGTAAATCTTCTCTTAGCTTGGATCATCGTCTTCCTCTGTCTGAGCAAAGGTGTTCAAAGCTCTGGGAAGGTTGTGTACTTCACTGCTCTCTTCCCTTACGTCGTTCTA ATCGCTCTTTTCATTCGGGGCATTCTGCTGCCTGGTGCCAGCGAGGGCATTATCTTTTATGTAACGCCCGATTGGAAAAGTCTAATGTCCGCGAAAGTGTGGAGCGACGCCGCGGTGCAGATCTTTTTCGCTCTGAGCCCCGCTTGGGGCGGTCTGATAACGCTCAGCTCCTATAACAAGTTCACCAACGATTGCTACAAGGACTCGATGATCGTCGCCATCAGCAATATCGGTACATCCTTTTTCGCCGGTTTCGTGATCTTTTCGGTGATCGGGTTCCTGGCACACGAGCTCGACGTCCCGGTCGCCTCTGTCGTCGATCAGGGCGTTGGATTAGCGTTCATCGTCTATCCCGAT GTAGTCGCGCGTCTATCGGTCGCACCGGTCTGGTCGTTGCTTTTCTTCGTGATGCTTTTCACCTTGGGTCTCGACTCGCAATTCGCTCTGATGGAGACAGTCACCACCGCTATACTCGACGCGTTTCCGGCATTAAGAAATTACAAAATGTGGGTCGTCCTGGCTGCGGCTGTTTTCGGATACGCCGGCGGAATTGTCTTCACCACTAAC GCTGGCGTGTATTGGTTACAACTGATGGACAAATACGCAGCCAATTGGTCGGTGTTACTAATCGCTATAAGCGAGTGTATTCTGGTTGGCTGGATCTACGGGGCGGATCGATTTCTCGACGACGTGCAACTGATGATCGGACCGAAGAGTCGCCTCTGGAGGTTTTTCTGGACCTGGATGTGGAGGATCGTCACTCCAGCGACCCTGTTCTTCATCCTCTTCTTCAACTGGATCGAATACCAGCCGCTCACGTACGGCAGTTACGTTTATCCGAAGTGGGCGAACAGTGTTGGATGGGCCATCGGGCTATTACCCGTTCTGGTCATCGTCGGCATGACTGTC AATCAACTGAAGGATCCTCGTCGACGATCCGcctacgacgacgatgacgatgacgacgacctgGACAACAGGCCGTCCTACCAGAGACACGTGAACGGGAAGACGAAGAGGAGCAAGGGGAAGAACGTGTGGTGCCGTGCCAAGATGCTGTTGCAGCCTACTATCGATTGGGGCCCGGCTGCCAGGAATCCGTCGACTCCGTCGAGAACCCTCACTCACACCCCGTCGCCAG GACCACCAGGGGGATACGATTCCGTACGAGACACCATAGTCATGGTGAACGGTCAGCCGATGATGGTGCAGCCTTCGACCTCGTCCGGCACCTCTCAGAGGCTACCTGGACCATCGATTCTCAAGAATTCTAGTAAAACCGACTTGATCACATCTCAACAAGTCTGA
- the LOC143152912 gene encoding sodium- and chloride-dependent glycine transporter 1 isoform X3 produces MEESSPRTRPYLDCWDNEDKYSVANSQAPLQAGEDEHPERGTWTGKFDFLLSLLGYSVGLGNVWRFPYLCYSNGGGAFLIPFTVMLIIAGLPLMFMELSLGQYASLGPVAAYKRFCPLLRGLGYGMVLISSVVMLYYNLIIAWTLYYIVGSVTGLGKLPWSRCEPQWSTDDCFMPEAAEACVSQNMTYFKRRCLNSSQIASMGLTIENITSAIRKPPAEEYFNNHVLGMSSGIEETGTIRPLMAVNLLLAWIIVFLCLSKGVQSSGKVVYFTALFPYVVLIALFIRGILLPGASEGIIFYVTPDWKSLMSAKVWSDAAVQIFFALSPAWGGLITLSSYNKFTNDCYKDSMIVAISNIGTSFFAGFVIFSVIGFLAHELDVPVASVVDQGVGLAFIVYPDVVARLSVAPVWSLLFFVMLFTLGLDSQFALMETVTTAILDAFPALRNYKMWVVLAAAVFGYAGGIVFTTNAGVYWLQLMDKYAANWSVLLIAISECILVGWIYGADRFLDDVQLMIGPKSRLWRFFWTWMWRIVTPATLFFILFFNWIEYQPLTYGSYVYPKWANSVGWAIGLLPVLVIVGMTVNQLKDPRRRSAYDDDDDDDDLDNRPSYQRHVNGKTKRSKGKNVWCRAKMLLQPTIDWGPAARNPSTPSRTLTHTPSPGPPGGYDSVRDTIVMVNGQPMMVQPSTSSGTSQRLPGPSILKNSSKTDLITSQQV; encoded by the exons ATGGAGGAGTCCTCACCAAGGACTCGTCCCTATCTGGATTGCTGGGAC AACGAAGACAAGTACTCGGTGGCGAACAGCCAAGCGCCGTTGCAGGCCGGCGAGGACGAACACCCGGAACGAGGCACATGGACGGGGAAATTCGACTTCCTGCTGTCCCTTCTGGGGTACAGCGTCGGGCTTGGCAACGTCTGGCGTTTCCCGTACCTCTGCTACTCGAACGGAGGTGGTGCTTTTCTAATACCGTTCACGGTGATGCTCATTATCGCCGGATTGCCTCTCATGTTCATGGAGCTTTCCTTAG GGCAGTACGCGAGCCTTGGCCCAGTGGCGGCTTACAAACGCTTCTGCCCCCTGCTACGCGGCCTGGGATACGGAATGGTCTTGATCAGTTCGGTGGTGATGCTCTATTACAACCTGATCATCGCCTGGACGCTTTACTACATCGTTGGCTCCGTAACCG GACTTGGTAAACTGCCGTGGAGCAGGTGCGAGCCACAATGGAGCACCGACGATTGTTTCATGCCAGAAGCTGCCGAAGCGTGCGTGTCTCAAAACATGACTTACTTCAAAAGGCGGTGCTTAAATTCTTCCCAAATAGCCTCGATGGGCCTGACTATCGAAAATATCACTAGTGCCATTAGAAAACCACCGGCCGAGGAATATTTCAA TAATCACGTCTTGGGGATGAGTAGCGGAATCGAGGAGACAGGCACCATTCGACCTTTGATGGCGGTAAATCTTCTCTTAGCTTGGATCATCGTCTTCCTCTGTCTGAGCAAAGGTGTTCAAAGCTCTGGGAAGGTTGTGTACTTCACTGCTCTCTTCCCTTACGTCGTTCTA ATCGCTCTTTTCATTCGGGGCATTCTGCTGCCTGGTGCCAGCGAGGGCATTATCTTTTATGTAACGCCCGATTGGAAAAGTCTAATGTCCGCGAAAGTGTGGAGCGACGCCGCGGTGCAGATCTTTTTCGCTCTGAGCCCCGCTTGGGGCGGTCTGATAACGCTCAGCTCCTATAACAAGTTCACCAACGATTGCTACAAGGACTCGATGATCGTCGCCATCAGCAATATCGGTACATCCTTTTTCGCCGGTTTCGTGATCTTTTCGGTGATCGGGTTCCTGGCACACGAGCTCGACGTCCCGGTCGCCTCTGTCGTCGATCAGGGCGTTGGATTAGCGTTCATCGTCTATCCCGAT GTAGTCGCGCGTCTATCGGTCGCACCGGTCTGGTCGTTGCTTTTCTTCGTGATGCTTTTCACCTTGGGTCTCGACTCGCAATTCGCTCTGATGGAGACAGTCACCACCGCTATACTCGACGCGTTTCCGGCATTAAGAAATTACAAAATGTGGGTCGTCCTGGCTGCGGCTGTTTTCGGATACGCCGGCGGAATTGTCTTCACCACTAAC GCTGGCGTGTATTGGTTACAACTGATGGACAAATACGCAGCCAATTGGTCGGTGTTACTAATCGCTATAAGCGAGTGTATTCTGGTTGGCTGGATCTACGGGGCGGATCGATTTCTCGACGACGTGCAACTGATGATCGGACCGAAGAGTCGCCTCTGGAGGTTTTTCTGGACCTGGATGTGGAGGATCGTCACTCCAGCGACCCTGTTCTTCATCCTCTTCTTCAACTGGATCGAATACCAGCCGCTCACGTACGGCAGTTACGTTTATCCGAAGTGGGCGAACAGTGTTGGATGGGCCATCGGGCTATTACCCGTTCTGGTCATCGTCGGCATGACTGTC AATCAACTGAAGGATCCTCGTCGACGATCCGcctacgacgacgatgacgatgacgacgacctgGACAACAGGCCGTCCTACCAGAGACACGTGAACGGGAAGACGAAGAGGAGCAAGGGGAAGAACGTGTGGTGCCGTGCCAAGATGCTGTTGCAGCCTACTATCGATTGGGGCCCGGCTGCCAGGAATCCGTCGACTCCGTCGAGAACCCTCACTCACACCCCGTCGCCAG GACCACCAGGGGGATACGATTCCGTACGAGACACCATAGTCATGGTGAACGGTCAGCCGATGATGGTGCAGCCTTCGACCTCGTCCGGCACCTCTCAGAGGCTACCTGGACCATCGATTCTCAAGAATTCTAGTAAAACCGACTTGATCACATCTCAACAAGTCTGA